The proteins below come from a single Polymorphobacter fuscus genomic window:
- a CDS encoding alpha/beta fold hydrolase: MASTPDPAADSNGTDRFQGSGGVVLLHGMGRTGFSLRSIAAALRRGGTPTLSPSYGLRRSMAEIIAFLHPRITAFAAANPGPLHFVTHSLGGLVARAYITAHRPPALGRVVMLAPPNAGSELADFVFDLGLDTLIFGPVGPHLRTLRPDDHQAQLGAVDFDLGIIAGDRPFDPIIAPRLLPGANDGKVSVAATRIDGMRDHIVLPVQHTFMVHDAAVIDQVRAYLATGAFAR, translated from the coding sequence ATGGCGTCCACTCCCGATCCAGCGGCCGATAGCAACGGCACCGACAGGTTCCAGGGCAGCGGCGGCGTCGTTCTCCTCCACGGCATGGGCCGCACCGGGTTTTCGCTGCGCAGCATCGCCGCCGCCCTGCGCCGCGGCGGCACCCCGACATTGTCGCCCTCCTATGGCCTGCGCCGGTCGATGGCGGAGATCATCGCCTTCCTCCACCCGCGCATCACCGCCTTTGCCGCGGCCAACCCCGGTCCCCTCCACTTCGTCACCCATTCGCTCGGCGGGCTGGTGGCGCGCGCCTATATCACCGCGCATCGCCCGCCGGCGCTGGGCCGGGTGGTCATGCTGGCGCCGCCCAACGCCGGCAGCGAGCTTGCCGATTTCGTCTTCGACCTCGGCCTCGACACGTTGATCTTCGGCCCGGTCGGCCCGCACCTGCGCACCCTGCGCCCCGACGATCACCAGGCCCAATTGGGTGCCGTCGATTTCGACCTCGGCATCATCGCCGGCGACCGGCCGTTCGACCCGATCATCGCGCCGCGGCTGCTGCCCGGCGCCAATGACGGCAAGGTCTCGGTCGCCGCCACCCGCATCGACGGCATGCGCGACCATATCGTGCTGCCGGTCCAGCACACCTTCATGGTCCATGACGCCGCCGTCATCGACCAGGTCCGCGCCTATCTGGCGACCGGCGCCTTTGCCCGCTGA
- a CDS encoding cytochrome c → MMRAIALFVLLGAAAPVRIDLPDAFVPFVDIPGGPAADAVNANCLGCHSAEMVLTQPRLSPIAWQGEIDKMRAAYKAPVDPGDDAAILAWLVAMQARDNRTDSGG, encoded by the coding sequence ATGATGCGGGCGATCGCCCTGTTCGTGCTGCTCGGCGCGGCGGCGCCGGTGCGGATCGACCTGCCCGATGCCTTTGTGCCCTTCGTCGACATTCCCGGCGGGCCGGCCGCCGATGCAGTCAACGCCAATTGCCTCGGCTGTCATTCGGCCGAGATGGTGCTGACCCAGCCCCGGCTGTCGCCGATCGCCTGGCAGGGCGAGATCGACAAGATGCGGGCCGCCTACAAGGCGCCGGTCGATCCCGGCGACGATGCCGCGATCCTCGCCTGGCTGGTGGCGATGCAGGCGCGTGATAACCGGACAGACTCTGGCGGTTGA
- the ychF gene encoding redox-regulated ATPase YchF, whose protein sequence is MAIRCGIVGLPNVGKSTLFNALTETASAAAANYPFCTIEPNVGNVPVPDSRLDDLARIGGSAKIIEAQLGFTDIAGLVRGASKGEGLGNQFLANIRETDAIVHVLRCFEDDDVTHVEGRVDPVSDAETVETELMLADLESLEKRVPALLKKATQGDKDAKVQGRVLGEALDLLRDGKPARLVVPKDEEEARALHQAQLLTTKPVLYVCNVEEASAASGNAHSAAVQAMAAKVGAGAVIISAAIEAEVAMMEPADRPDYLEALGLTETGLTRVVRAAYELLGLITFFTVGPKEARAWTVTRGSRAPQAAGAIHGDFEKGFIRAETMAFADYVKFNGEAGAREAGKYRSEGKDYVVHDGDVMLFRFNV, encoded by the coding sequence ATGGCCATTCGCTGCGGGATTGTCGGGCTGCCCAATGTCGGCAAGTCGACGCTGTTCAACGCGCTGACGGAAACCGCCAGCGCGGCGGCGGCGAATTACCCCTTTTGCACGATCGAGCCCAATGTCGGCAATGTGCCGGTGCCCGACAGCCGGCTGGACGATCTGGCGCGGATCGGCGGGTCGGCGAAGATCATCGAGGCGCAGCTGGGGTTCACCGATATCGCCGGGCTGGTGCGCGGCGCGTCGAAGGGCGAAGGGCTGGGCAACCAGTTCCTCGCCAATATCCGCGAAACCGACGCCATCGTCCATGTCCTGCGCTGCTTCGAGGACGACGATGTCACCCATGTCGAAGGCCGCGTCGACCCGGTGTCGGATGCCGAGACGGTGGAAACCGAGCTGATGCTCGCCGACCTCGAGAGCCTGGAAAAGCGCGTGCCGGCGTTGCTGAAAAAGGCGACGCAGGGCGACAAGGACGCCAAGGTCCAGGGCCGCGTGCTCGGCGAGGCGCTCGATCTGTTGCGCGATGGCAAGCCGGCGCGGCTGGTGGTCCCCAAGGACGAGGAGGAAGCCCGCGCGCTGCACCAGGCGCAGCTGCTGACGACCAAGCCCGTCCTCTACGTCTGCAATGTCGAGGAAGCCTCGGCCGCCAGCGGCAATGCCCATAGCGCGGCAGTGCAGGCGATGGCGGCCAAGGTGGGTGCCGGCGCGGTGATCATTTCCGCCGCGATCGAAGCCGAAGTGGCGATGATGGAACCGGCCGACCGGCCCGACTATCTGGAAGCGCTTGGGCTGACCGAAACCGGGCTGACGCGGGTGGTGCGCGCGGCGTACGAACTGCTCGGGCTGATCACCTTCTTCACCGTCGGGCCGAAGGAAGCCCGGGCGTGGACGGTGACGCGCGGATCGAGGGCGCCCCAGGCGGCGGGTGCGATCCATGGCGATTTCGAAAAGGGCTTCATCCGCGCCGAAACGATGGCGTTTGCGGATTATGTGAAGTTCAACGGCGAGGCCGGCGCGCGCGAGGCGGGGAAATATCGGTCGGAGGGCAAGGATTATGTCGTGCACGATGGCGATGTGATGTTGTTCCGGTTCAACGTGTAG
- a CDS encoding acyltransferase translates to MLPLRYRLRTKLYNASSWMLRTWYVSVLGMTIGVDCRISRSAKLDRTNPRGVHIGDHTLISFDAAILTHDFVGGRHVDTFVGSNCFIGARSLIMPGVRIGNHCIIGSGSVVTSDIPDNCVAVGNPARILHRNIVTGRWGIRNPKFLVKEGIIAAPAADGFSAG, encoded by the coding sequence ATGCTGCCCTTGCGCTATCGCCTCCGCACCAAGCTTTACAATGCGTCGAGCTGGATGTTGCGGACCTGGTATGTCAGCGTGCTGGGCATGACGATCGGCGTCGATTGCCGGATCTCGCGATCGGCCAAGCTCGATCGCACCAACCCGCGCGGCGTCCATATCGGCGACCATACGCTGATCTCCTTCGACGCGGCGATCCTGACGCATGATTTCGTCGGGGGCCGGCATGTCGATACCTTCGTCGGCAGCAACTGCTTCATCGGCGCGCGGTCGCTGATCATGCCCGGCGTGCGGATCGGCAACCATTGCATCATCGGGTCGGGATCGGTGGTGACGAGCGACATTCCCGACAATTGCGTGGCGGTGGGCAATCCGGCGCGGATCCTCCACCGCAACATCGTCACCGGGCGCTGGGGCATCCGCAACCCCAAGTTCCTGGTCAAGGAAGGCATCATCGCGGCGCCGGCGGCGGACGGATTTTCCGCCGGCTAA
- the pth gene encoding aminoacyl-tRNA hydrolase: protein MKIFAGLGNPGAAYALNRHNIGFMAVDAIAAAHGFGPWKSRFLGLASDGRIGADKVTLLKPATFMNDSGRSVGEAVRFFKLDAAEALTVFYDELDLEPFRIKVKHGGGAAGHNGIRSIDAHLGPDYRRVRMGIGHPGHKDRVSPYVLGNFARAEMDPLADVLGAVAAEVPWLLAGDEARFMSEVARR, encoded by the coding sequence ATGAAGATTTTTGCCGGGCTGGGCAACCCGGGCGCGGCGTATGCGCTCAACCGGCACAATATCGGCTTCATGGCGGTCGACGCCATTGCCGCGGCGCATGGCTTCGGCCCCTGGAAGTCCCGCTTCCTCGGGCTGGCCAGCGACGGGCGGATCGGCGCCGACAAGGTGACGTTGCTCAAGCCGGCGACCTTCATGAACGACAGCGGCCGTTCGGTTGGCGAGGCAGTGCGCTTTTTCAAACTCGACGCCGCCGAGGCGCTGACGGTGTTCTACGACGAGCTCGACCTCGAACCGTTCCGCATCAAGGTCAAGCATGGCGGCGGCGCCGCCGGGCACAATGGCATCCGATCGATCGACGCGCATCTGGGGCCGGATTACCGCCGGGTGCGGATGGGCATCGGCCATCCGGGGCACAAGGACCGGGTGTCGCCATATGTGCTCGGCAATTTCGCCAGGGCAGAGATGGACCCGCTTGCCGATGTGCTGGGGGCGGTGGCGGCGGAGGTGCCGTGGCTGCTCGCTGGCGACGAGGCGCGGTTCATGAGCGAGGTCGCGCGGCGCTGA
- a CDS encoding molybdopterin-dependent oxidoreductase gives MIARRRFLALSAMAGPAFAQSVDLHLPGGPSLRPLTTDFPGKGPMIVQRTMAPLLETPMAVFDGDILTPNDRHYVRWHWPFPTEVDPVAFRLTVGGRVARPLSLSLAELQRLPQGEITAVNQCSGNSRGLVTPRVAGAQWGHGAMANARWTGVRLRDVLARAGVRPGAVVVRFGGLDVPPVAGAPQFLKSLAIDHAQDGEVMIAWAMNGAPLPIVNGFPLRLVVPGWFATYWVKALDRIEVLDRPDDTYWMAKAYKVPANPAADVAPGTKDFPAEPIGRMPPRSFITSIADGAVRAWTPRLAVGGVAFGGDSGVRGVEVSGDGGANWVPARLGVDAGRYSFRRFDAEVAVARAGAVLMARATSDAGRVQPMTANWNPGGYARNVVETVRVGFA, from the coding sequence ATGATCGCCCGTCGTCGCTTTCTCGCGCTGTCCGCTATGGCCGGGCCGGCATTTGCGCAGTCGGTCGACCTCCACCTGCCCGGCGGGCCGAGCTTGCGGCCGCTGACGACCGATTTTCCCGGCAAGGGACCGATGATCGTGCAGCGGACGATGGCGCCGCTGCTCGAAACGCCGATGGCGGTGTTCGATGGCGATATCCTGACCCCCAATGACCGGCATTATGTGCGCTGGCACTGGCCGTTCCCGACCGAGGTCGACCCGGTGGCGTTTCGGCTGACCGTGGGTGGCCGGGTAGCGCGGCCGCTGTCGTTGTCGCTCGCCGAATTGCAGCGGCTGCCGCAGGGCGAGATCACCGCGGTCAACCAATGTTCGGGCAATTCGCGCGGGCTGGTGACGCCGCGTGTTGCCGGTGCGCAATGGGGGCATGGCGCGATGGCCAATGCGCGCTGGACGGGGGTGCGGCTGCGCGATGTGCTGGCGCGCGCCGGGGTGCGGCCGGGGGCGGTGGTGGTGCGGTTCGGCGGGCTGGATGTGCCGCCGGTCGCGGGCGCCCCGCAGTTCCTCAAATCGCTCGCCATCGACCATGCGCAGGATGGCGAGGTGATGATCGCCTGGGCGATGAACGGCGCGCCGCTGCCGATCGTCAACGGCTTTCCGCTGCGGCTGGTGGTGCCGGGGTGGTTCGCGACCTATTGGGTCAAGGCGCTCGACCGGATCGAGGTGCTCGACCGGCCCGACGACACTTACTGGATGGCCAAGGCGTACAAGGTGCCGGCCAACCCCGCCGCCGATGTGGCGCCGGGGACGAAGGATTTCCCCGCCGAGCCGATCGGCCGGATGCCGCCGCGATCCTTCATCACCAGCATCGCCGACGGCGCGGTGCGGGCGTGGACACCGCGGCTGGCGGTCGGCGGGGTCGCCTTCGGGGGCGATTCGGGGGTGCGCGGGGTGGAGGTTTCGGGCGATGGCGGGGCGAATTGGGTGCCGGCGCGGCTGGGCGTGGACGCGGGGCGCTACAGCTTCCGGCGCTTCGATGCCGAGGTCGCGGTGGCGCGGGCCGGCGCCGTGCTGATGGCGCGCGCGACCAGTGACGCCGGGCGGGTGCAGCCGATGACGGCGAACTGGAACCCCGGCGGCTATGCCCGCAATGTGGTGGAGACGGTGCGGGTGGGGTTCGCATGA
- a CDS encoding glycine--tRNA ligase subunit alpha, with protein MKPLSFQNIILTLQNYWGANGCVILQPYDLEMGAGTFHPATTLRALGPDSWNAAFVQPCRRPSDGRYGENPNRLQHYYQFQVILKPSPDDLIDLYLGSLDAIGIDRRVHDIRFVEDDWESPTLGAWGLGWEVWCDGMEVTQFTYFQQVGGHECAPVAGELTYGLERLAMYVQGVESVYDLRYNDAGVSYGDVFLKQEQQFSAYNFEHANTERLFQHFKDVSDECRALVEAGLPLPAYDQAIKASHIFNLLGARGVISVAERQAYIGRVRDLVKAVADVWVAQA; from the coding sequence CTGAAGCCGCTGTCGTTCCAGAACATCATCCTGACGCTCCAGAATTATTGGGGCGCGAACGGCTGCGTCATCCTGCAACCCTATGACCTGGAAATGGGCGCCGGCACCTTCCACCCGGCGACGACGCTGCGCGCGCTGGGGCCGGACAGCTGGAACGCCGCCTTTGTGCAGCCGTGCCGGCGGCCGAGCGACGGGCGCTATGGCGAAAACCCCAACCGGCTGCAGCATTATTACCAGTTCCAGGTGATCCTGAAGCCGTCGCCGGACGACCTGATCGACCTGTATCTGGGGTCGCTCGACGCCATCGGCATCGACCGGCGGGTGCACGATATCCGCTTTGTCGAGGACGACTGGGAATCGCCGACGCTTGGCGCCTGGGGGCTGGGCTGGGAAGTCTGGTGCGACGGCATGGAGGTGACGCAGTTCACCTATTTCCAGCAGGTCGGCGGCCATGAATGTGCGCCGGTGGCGGGCGAGCTGACCTATGGGCTCGAACGGCTGGCGATGTATGTGCAGGGCGTCGAGAGCGTCTATGACCTCAGGTACAACGATGCCGGCGTCAGCTATGGCGATGTGTTCCTGAAACAGGAGCAGCAGTTTTCGGCGTATAATTTCGAGCATGCCAATACCGAGCGGCTGTTCCAGCATTTCAAGGATGTGTCGGACGAATGCCGGGCGCTGGTGGAGGCGGGGCTGCCGCTGCCGGCTTATGACCAGGCGATCAAGGCGAGCCATATCTTCAACTTGCTCGGCGCGCGCGGGGTGATTTCGGTCGCCGAGCGCCAGGCCTATATCGGGCGGGTGCGCGATCTGGTGAAGGCCGTCGCGGACGTGTGGGTGGCGCAGGCATGA
- a CDS encoding acyl-CoA synthetase, translating to MMHPFVHAAATPDKPAIIMAGTGETMTYGALEARSNRVAQLMRAQGLVRGDTIAVLMTNCADYLAVCWGAQRSGLVYVAMSTKLTAEEAGYILADSGAKLIVASASLGAVAAGAAAGLTARYASGGAIDGFDDLDTALAAQPATPIADESCGRDMLYSSGTTGRPKGVRGPLPEGALDAGDALTGLVAMLYQFGPDMVYLSPAPLYHAAPLRYCMAVQRFGGTVVVMERFDPETYLALVETYRITHSQLVPTMFVRMLKLDEDVRTRHDLSSLKAAIHAAAPCPVDVKHAMLAWWGPVIYEYYSATEGAGFTTISPQEWLARPGSVGKAILGEIRVLGDDDELLPPGQTGRIYFAGGPGFSYHNDAEKTASVMGTHGATFGDIGHVDEDGYLFLTDRAAFMIISGGVNVYPQEAENALTLHPEVADVAVFGVPDAEMGEAVKAVVQPRDMARAGPELEAELIAFVRSRLSHVKCPKSIDFLPELPRHDTGKLYKRLLKDRYWAEAAA from the coding sequence ATGATGCATCCGTTCGTCCACGCCGCCGCCACGCCCGACAAGCCGGCCATCATCATGGCTGGGACCGGCGAGACCATGACCTATGGCGCGCTCGAGGCGCGATCGAACCGGGTGGCGCAGCTGATGCGGGCGCAGGGACTGGTGCGCGGCGACACGATCGCCGTGCTGATGACCAATTGCGCCGATTACCTCGCCGTGTGCTGGGGGGCGCAGCGATCGGGGCTGGTCTATGTGGCGATGTCCACCAAGCTGACCGCCGAGGAAGCGGGCTATATCCTCGCCGATTCGGGCGCCAAGCTGATCGTCGCTTCGGCCTCGCTCGGCGCGGTTGCCGCGGGTGCGGCGGCGGGGCTGACGGCGCGCTATGCCAGCGGCGGCGCGATCGACGGCTTCGACGATCTCGACACGGCGCTGGCGGCCCAGCCGGCGACGCCGATCGCCGATGAAAGCTGCGGCCGCGACATGCTCTATTCGAGCGGCACCACCGGGCGGCCCAAGGGCGTGCGCGGGCCGTTGCCCGAAGGCGCGCTCGATGCCGGCGACGCGCTGACCGGGCTGGTGGCGATGCTGTACCAGTTCGGGCCGGACATGGTCTATCTGTCGCCGGCGCCGCTCTATCACGCGGCACCCTTGCGCTATTGCATGGCGGTACAGCGCTTCGGCGGCACCGTGGTGGTGATGGAACGGTTCGATCCCGAAACCTATCTGGCGCTGGTCGAGACATACCGCATCACCCACAGCCAGCTGGTGCCGACGATGTTCGTGCGGATGCTGAAGCTGGACGAGGACGTGCGCACACGCCACGACCTGTCGAGTTTGAAGGCCGCCATCCATGCCGCGGCGCCGTGCCCGGTCGATGTCAAGCACGCCATGCTCGCCTGGTGGGGCCCGGTCATCTACGAATATTATTCGGCGACCGAAGGCGCCGGCTTCACCACCATCAGCCCGCAGGAGTGGCTGGCGCGGCCGGGGTCGGTCGGCAAGGCGATCCTGGGCGAAATCCGCGTGCTCGGCGACGATGACGAATTGCTGCCGCCGGGGCAGACGGGGCGCATCTATTTCGCCGGCGGGCCGGGATTTTCTTATCACAACGACGCGGAAAAGACCGCGAGCGTGATGGGGACGCACGGCGCCACCTTCGGCGATATCGGCCATGTCGACGAGGATGGCTATCTGTTCCTGACCGACCGCGCCGCGTTCATGATCATTTCGGGCGGCGTCAACGTCTATCCGCAGGAGGCGGAAAATGCGCTGACGCTGCATCCTGAAGTCGCCGATGTCGCAGTGTTCGGGGTGCCCGATGCCGAAATGGGGGAGGCGGTGAAGGCGGTGGTGCAACCGCGTGACATGGCCCGCGCCGGGCCGGAGCTGGAGGCAGAACTGATCGCCTTCGTCCGGTCGCGATTGAGCCATGTCAAATGCCCCAAGAGCATCGATTTCCTGCCCGAGCTGCCGCGTCACGACACCGGCAAATTGTACAAGCGCCTGTTGAAGGACCGGTATTGGGCGGAGGCGGCGGCCTGA
- a CDS encoding 50S ribosomal protein L25/general stress protein Ctc has protein sequence MSETLKLAAEMRERAGKGASRAMRRTGRVPAVIYGAGEAATPIHVEEKLLVRQLSSGHFMNSVVEIAVGDGKAIRTLPRDVQFHPVTDRPIHVDFFRLQGNASITVEVPVHFSGEEESPGMKRGAVLNIVRHELQLDCPSNAIPDQIAISLSGLDIGDSIHISAVTLPKGVTSHITDRDFTIATLVAPSALKSEDDAAEAAAAETAAA, from the coding sequence ATGAGCGAAACACTGAAGCTCGCGGCCGAGATGCGTGAACGGGCAGGCAAGGGAGCCTCTCGGGCAATGCGTCGTACGGGCCGCGTTCCGGCTGTCATCTATGGCGCCGGCGAAGCTGCTACCCCCATCCATGTCGAGGAAAAGCTGCTGGTCCGCCAGCTGTCGTCCGGGCATTTCATGAACTCGGTCGTCGAGATCGCCGTCGGTGACGGCAAGGCGATCCGCACGTTGCCGCGCGACGTGCAGTTCCACCCGGTCACCGACCGGCCGATCCATGTCGACTTCTTCCGCCTGCAGGGCAATGCGTCGATCACCGTCGAAGTGCCGGTGCATTTCAGCGGCGAAGAGGAATCGCCCGGCATGAAGCGCGGCGCGGTGCTCAACATCGTCCGTCACGAGCTGCAGCTCGATTGCCCGTCGAACGCCATTCCCGACCAGATCGCGATCAGCCTGTCCGGTCTCGATATCGGTGATTCGATCCACATCAGCGCCGTCACCCTGCCCAAGGGCGTGACGTCGCACATCACCGACCGCGATTTCACCATCGCGACGCTGGTCGCACCGTCGGCGCTGAAGAGCGAAGACGATGCCGCCGAAGCTGCGGCCGCCGAAACCGCCGCGGCCTGA
- the glyS gene encoding glycine--tRNA ligase subunit beta yields MSDFLLELASEEIPARMQAAAAEQLRTRLVDGLKAAGLPHGDVIADVTPRRLWLIARDVADASAAASEERKGPSASAPEAAIAGFLRSTGLTRDQLEERQTPKGVVLFAHIRTEGRPAAAILAELVPAIVRDFAWPKSMRWGAASAVAGSPRWVRPLTGIVALLDGEVVPCAVHGVTSGRVTRGHRIHAPEPIEIAGADSYAAQLRDGKVIVASAERRAVIEAGAAAVAAARGLVVRADAGLVAENAGLTEWPVPMLGAFDAAFLAVPPEVIQLTMRTNQKYFACEDAGGVLAPAFVCVANLEATDGGTAIVAGNERVLSARLADAKFFWDQDLKAELESFLPRLGDIVFHEKLGTVADKVARVAKLARWLVESGAITSPLAGEVGLGAAEPGEGGAGDDPSPRSPSASRPLPQGEREELADLAEQAARLCKADLVSATVGEFPEVQGIAGAYLARAQGLDARVADAIRDHYKPVGQGDDVPTAPVSVAVALADKLDTLVEFFEVGEFPTGSRDPFALRRAALGVIAIVVKNELRLPLWDVVLERFGAVHADLVTLSKVEVGSAPADEVSPAVALVATKAVRNGRLLSFFADRLKVQQRDAGVRHDLIDAVLANGIDDLVLALARVRALQLVLATEDGANLLAGVKRAANILRIEEGKEEAFAPQSDAALFAEPAETALATALDTAVPAIADAVAREDFTAAMAALAGLRPAVDAFFDSVIVNAPDPAIRANRLGLLARLRAAANSVADFSKVEG; encoded by the coding sequence ATGAGCGATTTCCTGCTCGAACTCGCCAGCGAGGAAATCCCGGCGCGGATGCAGGCGGCCGCTGCCGAGCAGCTGCGCACGCGCCTTGTCGACGGGTTGAAGGCGGCAGGCCTTCCGCACGGCGACGTTATTGCCGATGTGACGCCGCGGCGGCTGTGGCTGATCGCGCGCGATGTGGCCGACGCCAGCGCGGCGGCGAGCGAGGAGCGCAAGGGGCCGTCGGCGAGTGCGCCCGAGGCGGCGATCGCGGGGTTCTTGCGCTCCACCGGGTTGACCCGCGACCAGCTCGAGGAGCGGCAGACGCCCAAGGGCGTGGTGCTGTTCGCGCATATCCGCACCGAGGGCCGCCCGGCGGCGGCGATTCTGGCCGAACTGGTGCCGGCCATCGTGCGCGATTTCGCCTGGCCGAAGTCGATGCGCTGGGGGGCCGCATCGGCAGTGGCGGGCAGCCCGCGCTGGGTGCGGCCCTTGACCGGGATCGTGGCGCTGCTCGATGGTGAAGTGGTGCCGTGCGCGGTCCATGGCGTCACCAGCGGGCGGGTGACGCGCGGCCACCGGATCCATGCGCCGGAACCGATCGAAATTGCGGGTGCCGACAGCTATGCGGCGCAGCTGCGCGACGGCAAGGTGATCGTCGCATCGGCGGAGCGGCGGGCGGTGATCGAGGCGGGCGCGGCGGCCGTGGCGGCAGCGCGCGGGCTGGTGGTGCGCGCCGATGCCGGGCTGGTGGCGGAAAATGCCGGGCTGACCGAATGGCCGGTGCCGATGCTGGGGGCGTTCGACGCGGCGTTCCTCGCCGTGCCGCCCGAAGTCATCCAGCTGACGATGCGGACCAACCAGAAATATTTCGCCTGCGAGGATGCCGGCGGCGTGCTGGCGCCGGCATTCGTCTGCGTTGCCAATCTGGAAGCGACCGACGGCGGCACGGCGATCGTGGCGGGCAACGAGCGGGTGCTGAGCGCGCGGCTGGCCGATGCGAAATTCTTCTGGGACCAGGATTTGAAGGCGGAGCTGGAATCCTTCCTGCCCCGGCTGGGCGACATCGTCTTTCACGAGAAACTGGGGACGGTGGCCGACAAGGTCGCGCGGGTGGCGAAGCTGGCGCGCTGGCTGGTGGAAAGTGGCGCGATCACCTCTCCCCTTGCGGGAGAGGTCGGACTCGGCGCAGCCGAGCCGGGTGAGGGGGGTGCGGGCGACGACCCCTCACCCCGCTCGCCTTCGGCGAGTCGCCCTCTCCCGCAAGGGGAGAGGGAGGAACTGGCCGACCTTGCCGAACAGGCAGCACGGCTGTGCAAGGCCGACCTCGTCTCGGCGACGGTTGGGGAATTTCCCGAAGTCCAGGGCATCGCCGGGGCCTATCTGGCGCGGGCGCAGGGGCTGGACGCGCGCGTCGCCGACGCCATCCGCGATCATTACAAGCCGGTCGGGCAGGGGGATGATGTTCCGACGGCACCGGTGAGTGTGGCGGTGGCGTTGGCGGACAAGCTTGATACGTTGGTCGAGTTTTTCGAGGTTGGCGAGTTTCCGACTGGATCTAGAGATCCTTTTGCGCTGCGCAGGGCAGCGCTTGGTGTCATCGCCATCGTTGTGAAGAATGAACTTCGATTGCCGCTTTGGGATGTTGTGCTTGAACGCTTCGGCGCGGTTCACGCAGACTTGGTTACCCTGTCGAAGGTGGAAGTAGGCAGTGCTCCAGCGGATGAGGTTTCCCCAGCGGTCGCACTGGTGGCCACTAAAGCAGTCAGAAACGGACGTCTGTTGTCCTTCTTTGCCGACCGACTAAAAGTTCAACAGCGTGACGCGGGCGTACGGCACGATTTGATTGATGCGGTACTCGCAAATGGCATCGACGATTTGGTTCTTGCGCTCGCACGGGTGCGGGCGCTGCAGTTGGTGTTGGCGACCGAGGATGGGGCCAATCTGCTCGCCGGGGTGAAGCGCGCGGCGAACATTTTGCGTATCGAGGAAGGCAAGGAGGAGGCGTTCGCACCGCAGTCCGACGCTGCGCTGTTCGCCGAACCCGCCGAAACCGCCCTCGCCACGGCGCTCGACACCGCCGTCCCGGCCATCGCTGACGCCGTAGCCCGCGAGGACTTCACCGCTGCCATGGCGGCGCTCGCCGGCTTGCGTCCGGCCGTCGATGCGTTTTTCGATTCTGTCATCGTCAATGCACCCGATCCTGCTATCCGGGCCAATCGGTTGGGATTGCTCGCGCGGTTGCGCGCGGCGGCGAACAGTGTGGCGGACTTTTCGAAGGTCGAAGGGTGA
- a CDS encoding TraB/GumN family protein, with protein sequence MRIPAFFLAAVLAWLLLAVPATAAPKAWVVRDGDTEITLFGTIHALPKGTEWLSPAVAQRLDTADTLVLEAVLPDDPQALMPLIARVGMRPGLKPLAQRVPADALPKLTAAAVAAGVPMATLDRMESWLAAVTLGDAALAGIGVSSDSGVEPVLTARVKKRGRPVIGLETVEEQLHFFDGLSQADQTAMLLSTIDEVATAKANMASVTGLWQAGDVDAIARDFDTETRGSPLLRQRLLVGRNTRWADWIVGLMRQPGKTFIAVGAGHLGGPDGLLALLRARGLAVEAVG encoded by the coding sequence ATGCGAATCCCTGCCTTTTTCCTCGCCGCCGTCCTTGCGTGGCTGTTGCTCGCCGTCCCTGCGACGGCCGCGCCCAAGGCCTGGGTGGTGCGCGACGGCGATACCGAAATCACCCTGTTCGGCACAATCCATGCGCTGCCCAAGGGCACCGAATGGCTCAGCCCCGCGGTGGCGCAGCGGCTGGATACCGCCGACACGCTGGTGCTGGAGGCGGTGCTGCCCGACGACCCGCAGGCGTTGATGCCGCTGATCGCGCGCGTCGGCATGCGGCCCGGGCTGAAGCCGCTGGCACAGCGGGTGCCGGCCGATGCGCTGCCCAAGCTCACCGCGGCAGCGGTCGCGGCCGGGGTGCCGATGGCAACGCTCGACCGGATGGAAAGCTGGCTGGCAGCGGTCACGCTGGGCGATGCGGCGTTGGCCGGAATCGGCGTGTCGTCGGACAGCGGGGTGGAGCCGGTGCTGACAGCGCGGGTGAAGAAGCGCGGCCGGCCGGTGATCGGGCTGGAAACGGTCGAGGAGCAGCTGCATTTCTTCGATGGCCTGTCGCAGGCCGACCAGACCGCGATGCTGCTGTCGACGATCGACGAGGTGGCGACGGCGAAGGCCAACATGGCGAGCGTCACCGGCCTGTGGCAGGCGGGTGACGTCGATGCCATCGCCCGCGATTTCGACACCGAGACGCGGGGGTCGCCGCTGCTGCGCCAGCGGCTGCTGGTCGGGCGCAACACGCGCTGGGCGGACTGGATCGTCGGCCTGATGCGACAGCCGGGCAAGACCTTCATTGCCGTGGGGGCCGGGCATCTGGGCGGGCCCGATGGCTTGCTGGCACTGCTGCGCGCGCGCGGGTTGGCGGTAGAGGCGGTCGGCTGA